The window AGTTTTGAACTCTGGCACATTTCCATGTCAGAACTTTAAATTGCTTCAGGGACAAAAGATGTCCCctaagaaaaagttaaaatggCTTTCCAGAGTCTGTGATTGCCTCTTTTTAAATTGTGTCAGGGCTCTATTGGGGGCCAGTTATTCTGGCTGaacccattaaaaaataaatgggttTAACTCCTAAAAAATAGAAGTCagtcttcttttctatttcctttatttttctatttccctatttctgaaaaaaaaatactcttcctCTGATATATAGACATAACTGGAAAAAGTACATCCTTTTATATAGAAAGTCAAATTTGGTATAATACGTGTGATATGTACTATTTCAATAAGTCTTTGAAACTGAATTTCAGATCTTTGCATCAGGGATGACTATGTGGAAACCAGtcataaacatttcttaaaccaGGCAGAAATCAGTTTCTTGAAATAAGGAAAAGTTATCTGCTGTCTACTGATCCAGGAAGTGAAACAAACATCTTTCCTCCAGGTAAACTGTTACAGTGATCACATACCTACTAATTACTCAAACTTGAACAAGACCTGGTCTCATAGTGTCTGTTTAATATTGGAAttttgtggtaaaaaaaaaaaaagaattcaagtttTGGAAGGCTTTTCAGAAAGAAGGGAGGCAGTGGGGTAATAGTACAATAAGAGCAGATCCTGGAAAAGAAGATCAGAGGATCCAGCACACATAGAAAAGTAGAGCTAAAATATGACCCAGaaggaaataattaattttctatGTCGCTGCAACTTCTTGGGACTTATTACAGTGTACAAGGGTGCCAAGGCTATATCCTTACCCATACTGGCTTAAATGGACAGCAGCAGACAGTAGAATACCTGCTATTACACTTAAAACAAATAGCAAATAAGTTATTAATAGTACTAACAGCCGCaacaacaactaacatttatatagtacatagTATGTACTAGACACAATGTTAAGTACATTTCTCCTATCTTATTTACCTCCATGCTGTGATAATGATAAATTTCATACAGTATTCAAAATAGTTTAGAAGAAATAATTGCTCTTTTAGTTATCAAAAATATTGATTCATAGTATTTAGATCTTGAAAAGACCATGGATTTTTTTGTACATTATTTGGCAggtgaaaaaaaacagaagctcACAGAAGAACACACAGGTAAGTTAGGATGCAGACTCTAGTCACTCAATTCTAAATAACCTAGTTCATTTCTCCCTACCTTATCACTTTTTTTaatgatgcaaaaacaaaataatctttacCTTAACTGCAAGGTACAAACTggtgattattttattattagtaagAAAAGACTGGTATGTTTACAGCTCTTGGAATGGGAAAATGCATTCACATattaaaaaatagttaagaatccctgatgtAGTTCAACCTTCCCAGGTAGAAAGGAGAACACTGAGACCAAGAAAAGATGACAAGAAGAAACCAAATTCATCATAACTCTATATGAAGACAAAATACTATCACATCATTAGGACAAACTTTCTATAAGGAGTCTGAGGGCATCTAGGCAAGAGGTAGCTAATGAGTAACATAATGAGCTTGATTTTAAGATTAGTAAATGCTACTGGAAGGACCAGGCAAATGCCAAAGTGAGGAAGAGTTCATTATCCAGAATCTAAGAGACCAGATGATTAAGAAGAATAACACTAGGTAGTTTCCAAACACAAAATGCATATTACCACACAATTGATTTCTTTTCTGCTGCTTTTTACACActatcctgaaaaaaaattcataatggctcatagttatttttttcagtctgaaagacaaaaaaaaaatctcataggCAAGTTTTCTCcttattaagataaaaaaaatagccAGAACTCCATTTAGGCTCACATTAGCAAAATGGGCCTGGACTAGAAGCAATgggaataaagttttttttttccatttttttttctctcttctgttaatcttgttagaggaaaaaagtgaatctctctttgtctctatctccttctgtttgtctctttctctctcgtgTTTCCCTTTgtctccttttttaaatttttctgaaaaGCTTCATATCAAATATACAGAGtagaagaaataaagacaaatactTGTGAACTTCTTTTCAGATGAAAAGTCCATTTCTTTTGTGGGTTATGAAACACAaatgtctctctcccttcctgtctctctctctctctctctctccctttcccgtcccccctctctctttttctccctctctctttctctccactttctctcccccattctatcttcctttatcttcttttttttcctattttatgagAAGCTTCACATCAAATATATagagtagaaggaagaaagaagaaataaggaaaaggattAACATTCACCCTATTTGCAGGAATGACTGCGTTTATATATTTAGTCATGAAAATATATAAGGAGGAAAGAGTTAATTTCAGTGGAAAATTCCCAGAGTGGGAATCCCCTCCATTGATGCAACATTGTGTACACTGATGCATCCACAATTTGGTAGCTCATGACTCACACAATCATAGTTCTAAAATTAGTTAATTCCTCTTAAAGGTCACTCAACTAAcaaacaataaatgtttaaataaataacaagGTCCTTTGTCACTAGATTCAACATTTATATAAGTCCTAGATTattacatgagaaaaaaatagatgttaaacattATATctggggtcacagagctagtgagcATCAAAGGCAATATTTAAACCAAGGCTACACAATATTCTCTTTATGTGATCAATCATCTTTTGGAATGCAATTAAATTATGGTTTCATTTTacaagattcatttttatttgtgtatttgaaGTAAGATAAAAATTTTCCTGAAAGTCCTTGTACTTATACttattcattaaatgcctttcttcctccccatctcctcctctgattttttaaaatacacagatcAATGGAAAGATCAATGACTGGTTCTGGAGTGAGACAAAcaagattcaaatcccacctgtgCTGCTGACTACCagtgtaaattttaaaaagcaattgaaccaccctgggcctcagtttcctcatctacaaaaaaataaaatttggattgTATTGTCCCCTGAGGTCACTTCCAGTTCTAGTTCTATGAGTACATGAGCCAACTGTTTAGCAAGTAGAATTCAGTCTGTTACTCCCAAATGTGTGTTTTTGATTTgacttgatttgatttgatttgactcCACTAAGGAGTGGTTGCTGGGAAGAAGTAGTCAATTGATCCTCAGGATTTCTTTGAGGAAGAGGATTGCTAATAAAACAAGATTCCCTAGAAGTGTGTTTTTCAATGTGGTTTGATGGAGGGAGATGTCTAAGGGAAAATTTTTGTTTAGGAGGCATaactttggaaaatattttcctattctagcaatttaatttggaaaaagacAAATTGCATCTTAACTCAATTTAAGTAGATAAACTTGTTGATTTTTTGACCTTATCTAAAATTTTCAGatagaagaaatgataaatggaaaATCAAACTTTATTGAACATGTTTTTCCTTCATGGTCTGGCTGCTTATCCCAtctttcactttgttttctttcttttgtccctTATCATGTACATTATGATACTGTTGGGCAATAGTTTCCTCATCACAATCATCATCCTGGACTCTCACCTCCATACCCCCATGTACTTCTTTCTCAGTAACCTCTCCTTCCTGGATATCTGCTACACATCATCTTCTGTTCCATTGAtacttttgaatttcctttcagaagaaaaatccatttcttttgtGGGCTGTGGAGCACAAATGTTCTTCTCTCTTGCCTTGGGGTCTACAGAGTGTGTGCTCCTCACTGTCATGTCATATGACCGGTATGTGGCCATTTGTAGACCCTTGAGGTACCCCATCATCATGAACAAGGAGCTTTGTGGATGGATGGCAGCCAGTTCCTGGATGGCAGGTGTGCTAAATTCCCTGGTGCAAACAGTCCTTGCTATGGGGCTGCCCTTTTGTGGGAACAATGTCATTGATTATCTCACATGTGAGATTCTGGCTGTGCTGAAACTAGCCTGTACAGATATCTCCCTCAATGTGATCATTATGGTGATTTCAAATGTAATCTTACTCATTATTCCAGTGTTGCTAATTGTTATCTCTTATGCTTTCATCCTCTTTACAATTCTGAGAATCAATTCtgtagagggaaggaaaaaagcctTTTCCACCTGTTCAGCCCACCTGACTGTGGTGACTATGTTTTATGGGACCATCCTCTTCATGTACATGAAGCCCAAGTCCAAAGATTCCCATGCAACAGATGAGCTGATTGCTCTCTTCTATGCTGTTGTCATTCCCATGCTGAATCCTATCATTTACAGTCTGAGGAACAAGGATGTAAAAGCTGCTGTTAAAAAGCTAAGTAAAAGCATCTTCTCACAGACAACATGAAAAGCTGGAAAGTATCAGCCAAATGAGACAAAGTATAAGAAGTAATCAACATTcataatcaatattttaaattgatGTTTTGTGTATGGGTTTGATTCTCTCCAGCCTTGACCATCTATCTATTGCTATCCATCTATCACAGCCAACTCTAGCAAAGCACAGTAATGGAAATGAGCTGACATCAGAGAAAAATAGTTTTCCTTGCTAAATATGCTTCCAGAGCTGAGAAAGTCAGGGAACATGAAAGATTTGCATGGAAATAAGAGAAACTTATAATGGAAGAACTGCCTCTGTAACCTAGTTGCACTTTATCCAGTATTTTCTCCCATATAGGTCCTCCACAAAAATCAGAAGATATCAAGTGCTGAGCTTGAAGTCTCAGAGCTAATCTCAAAGTCTGATGCTCCCACCAaaaccttagacaagtcacataaTGTCCCCTGgcccaattttctcatttataaaaagagagtagatgacttctaagttttCCTCCAACATTAGAATGCTGATGCCATCTTCCAGTTCAGTCAAGTTGTTCTCATTAGAGCTCATATGCACCACACTCATATCTGCCTCTTATAGACACCACTAAGAAGATGGCAGCTAAAGATTATGCTACTGTTTTAGAAAGGAATTTCCCAGTGTACTACTCACTTCCACCCCCTCCAACCCTTAAGGGCTTGCCctaaatcaaatcaaaatcttGAGCTTGGCAGAGATGCTGATTTGTACTTTACAAGATGGTATCTTCCAATTGGGTttgtgggaaaagaaatggaagtctTTAAAATTTGGTTATCCTTTTCTGTCTAAAAGTTTCCTTGTTttcttaaattggaaaaaataaataatgttaatcAACAAATTACTAAACTGTATATTGCTTGAATGCTACAATGTAAGAATAGACTTCACCTAGATGATGTCTTAGGAAAGGAGATGAAGCTACAACCTCTGTATTTGCCAGAATGAGATTTTTGGATAGGGAATTGGGGTTATTAGAGAGAATTATTAAGTCATTTTTACAACTTTCCAGTACAAAGAGAACACATAACCTTCTCTTTAGGCAAATGACTTAGCTATGATGACAAGGTTGATAACTGTCTAAACTGGGATCAAGACAGACATTTTGCCATTACTACAGATTAATTTTTAAGCAAAAACATCCCTCCAAAAGAGAGAACTGAGGAAGTAATGAGAGAAAAAATCATTCTCAAGAACAGTAGCTGCCTCAAGAATAGGAAAGGTAGAGGTAGAATGACTAATATCCCCACTCCCTTACTCATCAGCTCAGCTAGCAGTCACCACCAATAATAttacataagaaaaagaaaaatcaatccaGAAAAGTTGTGACTTTGACAAGAATAGAAATTAGCAGAGCCAGATTTGGAACTGTGATTTTATGACTCCTTTTTCAGATCTCTTCCCACTGCACTatgttctcttcttctcttttccatttcatcatttatatTCTTGTTATCATCTCAAATTGTTGCTATAGACCCTTTCCAAATCCATCCTGCAACAAACTGCCTAttagatatttctaaagcacactTCTGATCTTGCAATCTCACTGCTCAGGAACTGTTGTGCTTCCTTCTTGCTTCAAGGATAAAAAGCAAACTCCTCCATTTAacctttaaaaacttttattttctaggTTTAGTCAACACTTCCAGGATTATTGCATACTATTCTCCACCCATTCTACAATCAATGTAAATGGACCTATTTGCTATTCTCCATACACCATATGTATATTTTCCCTCTCTATGACTTTGCATAATCTGTCTCCCATATCCAGAATTCATTCCTTTCTCACCACCTTGAAAAATCCCTTTTGCtctttctctgaatctatttATTGTTAACATTTGGTTAAGAACCACCACACTTTAGTGTGGTGGTTCTTAATCTGGAGTCCATTAaatatgttgatagttttcctgatatctCCTGCTGAGAAATtgttataatttctttgctaatattttgttttccactCCAATTTCACCCAACAATGCATGaatgtcaaaataatattttaaatacctGCAATAAAACACATAGGTtaacaaagaaaacaatgcatTGTTGGGTGGatttgtgaaattatccaaccattttgaagaacaatctaaaatattcccaaagggctataaaacgtatcctttaatccagcagtgttttgcTGGGTCTataagagattataaaagaagaaaaaggtcccatatgtgcaaaaatgttgtgtAGCtaccttttttatagtggcaaaataCTAGAaatttgagtggatgcccaacaattgaggaatagctgaataagttatggtatatgaatgcaatggaatttTATCgtcctataaaaaataatgagcaggctgatttcagaaaagcctgaaaggacttgtatgaactgatgctaactgaagtaagcagaatcaagagaacactgcacATAGTACCaataatattatgtgatgatcaagtaatggatttggctcttctcaatgatgaggtgattcaatgcaattctaatagacttaccatctgaatccagagagagaactcaggagactgaatatggattgaagcaaaatattttcactttttgtttctttctttttttcttttttctttagcatgggtttttcccttttggtctgatttttcttctataacatgataaatatggaaatatgtttaaaagaattatacatatttaatctttatcagattacttgttattttggggaggagagaagtaaggaagggagggagaaaaatttggaacataaagtctttaaaaaacgaatgttgaaaaccatctttacatatatttggaaaatacaatTCTCTTGAAAATATATCATTCTGAGAAATACATATGTTTCATCaagatgctaaaaataaaaaagcctataacatacaaaaagaagtagTTCAAAAAAATTCTGGGATGAGAATGAGAATTCCCAAATCCTAATTATTGTTGCATCACTAACTTTCTGGGCTTTTGATGGTTTGTCAATTCATTTTTGAGGTgtcattttctcatatttttgtcCAGGAGACTGgattagcatttctagtacaatacttAATATCATTGATATTAATgagcatttttatttcattcttgatcttattggaaagctTATAActtattcccattacagataattCTACCTGATATTTTGACATAGATGCTtcttattgttttaaggaaaaatgcaTTCATACCTATGCTTTGAAGAATTTTTAATAAGACTGTAGTGTTACATTTTGACAAAAACTTTGActgcacctattgagataattaatcatttgattttgatatttttgttatggatataatcaattatgtaaATAGTTCTACAAAtctgaagatttttttataaCCATGTTATTTATGCCTTTATCTATGACATTAATGAAAATGTCAGGCAACACAAGAACAAGAATAGTTCCAGGAGGCCCATATTCAAACTGACAGTGAACCATTAATGACATCTAACTCAATCTACTCAAtcaattgtgaatacatctaacaGAATCATCATATGACTTAGGTCTCTCCAGTTTTTCCATAAGAGTAACAAGAGAGTTCTAcccaaatgttttgaaaaaaatagtaaaaagtaaaatattatgggaacagagtatttaataaataatatttaattacctAAGTTGCAAGTCAGAACTATTTGATTAGAAACAAGAGATGCTGCAATCTTTGCTTGTTTgccatttaatttaaatatattaattgcaTGTAAGTAAAATTTTGTTGACCACTGCTGTATTGCTGCATTTTAGTGATAACATCATTCTCAGTTACAATTTTAACACCTATTATGTTGCAATGACTTGAAAAGTAGACTTTTATGTGTTTAAGATTCTTTATGTTTAATAATTACAGTAACtcaaggaatataaaataagacTCTGAATAATAGAAATACATTCTTATTGTAAGAATATTATAAGTTTTTTATTGCAAATTGAAATGGAATTGGGAAAATACAAAGTGATAATCAGCAGGTAAATCCTGAAAAAAATGCAGTCAGtactttgtgaattcaaattcacAAACTGAAATTCAAAAATCCAGTAGGGGAATATTATCTTGAAAGTAATCTCTAAAATATCCTCTaaggaagatgaggaaattaaaacatgaGGAAAATTTATGGTGTGAGAAGTCTTATTAGTAGAAAAACTTAGACCCTAAGCTTAAATTAGATAAAGATGTTTTCTAACTGGATGGTACTGGTCACAGACCTCATGcaacaaagatattttaaatatctatattagAAATCTTCTCAAGGCAGTATCAGAAAAGGTATAAACTAGGTTTAGAATTACTAAACTGGGaataatttgatattattaaaAGCCTAGCAGACCTCTGAACTAGATAGCTCTTAATAAAATTTACCAGATgacccattttttttaaaatttgtgatatCTCTAAGATCAGAGAAACGCCAAATCACAGATCAAGAGTTTTTACAAAAGCTAGAGGGATGTTTTAGTCTGCTTTACATGGTGACATAATATTAACTAAACTGGATAAGACCATTCAATAAAAAGACCTGCTATCCAAGTTTGTgattcaagagaagaaaaagagaaaacaataataaaaaagcatcTATATAGCACTGACTTCCTTCTTTGGATAGATTGTGACCATCCCTTTAGTAACATTACTTAATTTTTGTCAAGAATTATAATTAGACTCCCTCATGCAGTTTCCATTTTAGTGTCATTTTTGAGATTTGAATCACTTGACCTTTTTCACCCTTAGTTCCCTTTTGGTTTATATACAATCCTCAAATATTCATGGCACTGCCTAAACAGttataacaatatttttcaattgtatgTAAATAGATGTCATGTTGACTATGTAATTTGGATTCATGATATCATATTCTAAACAtcatattaaacttttaaattattttttcctaaacaatgaaaaaacataAATGAGAACTTAGGCATACAGATAATTAGAATACCAATAATACCatggtaaatattttaaaaggaatatagaAGATTGATATATCATAAGGAAGAAATGGTTTCTAAAAGAGGCTATATGTAGCAGTTGTCATTGTATAGGAACCTTGATAAGGAGaaggtaggaaaaaaacaaacaaaataggaTTTCACATCATAAATCATAAATCAGTAATAAAAAGATATTAGTTTATGTTACTTTTAACTCATAATATAATGAGTCAAAAGATAATTGAATGATAAAAACTACATAACTGGGAGGGGCCTCAGAAGTCATCTACTACAATATAGTCAAATTATAAACCTTCTCTTCAAAACTCTCAATAAATATGCATCAAACTTCTGATCAAACATCCCTGAGTCATAGGAAAAGCATTATATTATGAAGCAATCAGTCTCAGGTTCATGTTTGAACACTTCTAATTGTGAGAAAGTTTCCCTTTGTTGAACTGAAATCTACcaatatttatgatttttcttctcttttcctccattttcacAAAGTAATTTAGAGCCTGATTCTGAACCATCAAGAAGAGAACCACAAAATGTCAGATTTCAGATACCCAGACTTTCCTTAAGGtaatatatgtagaatatatttACTTATGTAAATAGGTCtaattttacataattaataTTGCTTCTAAAAGGAGGAGTGACCTCAATCATTATGAAGAACCTGCACTGCAATACAAAGAACTTTATTTAGAAATTAGGAGCTGAAAGAATGTTGGGAAAAAGTAACAATATTGAGAAGAGAATCATTATCACACCagtaaaaaggtaaagaattgcTTTCATCTGTTAGAAATataacaaggaagaaaagagttaCTGAAGATACTTCACTAGAAAGTTGGTCATTTTTCTAATACTTTTCAAGTTCAATTTTCATAGAAACTGGAATcctgttatataattataaaaggtAACTTGCTTAAATCATCAAACAGAAACCACAAATAGAGGTTCTACTTCTCAGAGGAGGTGATCCAGTTTAGCTCAATAACCCTCTTGGATCATGGAGAAAAGAGATTCTAGCTTTGGTGGTTCTCTTTGGCCTGCCTGTCCATTCCATTTTGGCAGATATGGCCCCTGTTTTCAGAGATGCGTCAAGCCTCAGATTATATTTATCAGTGCCAGCGAATAGCCAcataaatggataaagaaaaccaACATGAATATATAGATTTCATATAGATAGTACAGTACTCTAAAAATCAGAGGGGAAATAAGGAATATAGTCATATCTAATATAGTGTTTAAGATgtattttgaaggagaaaaagaatccTAGGAAACAAACTTGAAGAGAATATACATCCTAGACAAAGGAGAATGGCAATTTAAACTCAAGATAATGGGAAATGGAACGGTATTTGTGAGGAACAGATGCCTGGATTAAACTAACAGACCTAAATGGGGCTGTAGAAGTTGAGGcagtaaaagaaataataatagtagcttgAAATGGTGCTATGATTAAAGGAAAGTTTCCTATAGAATGGAAGAGATGTGAACATTCTTTGCAGAGGCAAAAGAATCAGTTGAATGGGTGAGTTAGAAATTAATCCTATTTGATAGAGCAAGGATTAGAGAGAggggtgatttaaaaaaaaaaaagggatgacaTCAAGAACATAGGTGGAAAGGTTAAATTTAGAAGTCTAATAAGCTTAGTATAATCAGGTCATTAGGAtatttttcttaaaccttttaaAAGTTGTTAAGTCTCACAGTTTCTCCATACAACTTTAAATTACTTCAGGGATTACAGAATCCCTCAGAACATTGAAAAGGAAGCTGATGGAGGGACAAATTGGCATACAGATCCAGTAATTAAGTCTTTGAAACTCTCCAGGGGCCACAGTGTAGAGCaaacatggaaagaaaaactACAAACATACAATTCCTCTCCACATAAGTTAATATAATCATTAAAGAGTAAAAGTTGAAAAACTCTCTTGACTCTGACAAGATTTCACCATATTACAGAATTGTAGAAACCTTACCCATTGATCTGAcaatatgacaggaaaaaatgataaaa of the Sarcophilus harrisii chromosome 1, mSarHar1.11, whole genome shotgun sequence genome contains:
- the LOC100921144 gene encoding olfactory receptor 13D1-like, with translation MENQTLLNMFFLHGLAAYPIFHFVFFLLSLIMYIMILLGNSFLITIIILDSHLHTPMYFFLSNLSFLDICYTSSSVPLILLNFLSEEKSISFVGCGAQMFFSLALGSTECVLLTVMSYDRYVAICRPLRYPIIMNKELCGWMAASSWMAGVLNSLVQTVLAMGLPFCGNNVIDYLTCEILAVLKLACTDISLNVIIMVISNVILLIIPVLLIVISYAFILFTILRINSVEGRKKAFSTCSAHLTVVTMFYGTILFMYMKPKSKDSHATDELIALFYAVVIPMLNPIIYSLRNKDVKAAVKKLSKSIFSQTT